The DNA sequence GATGTCGGCGTAGCCGGCCCGACTCATGCGCAGGTTGTATCCCCGGCGTTCGTGACCGTGAGGTCGTTGGGCAACTCGTCTGTTCCCGACTCGCGTGGCAGTTCGGCAACGGTGATCTGGCTTCCGGCGAGAGCCGGCGACCCCGGGTTCCCGCTGTAGTCGCTGCCGACGATGACCTCGATACCCGACTGCACGGTGTTGTCCGCCTGGATGCTCGCCCCGGGGAACAACTGTGCAACGGTGGCCGCCGCAGCCTGTTGCCCTTCGCCGTACCTCACGACGGTGTCGGTGCGGTTCTCGGAGGCGTCGGCAACACCCTGGACGCCGAAACCCTGATTGGCCAGACTCTCGGCGATGCCGGTGGCAACTCCGGCGGAACCGGTGCCGTTGAGCACCCGCATGCTGACCGAATACGGATCCAGCGCGCTGACGGTGACGTCTGCCGGACGCGAGGGCGTCGAAGAAGTTGTTGTGCTGGTTGTTGTTCCGGCCGGTTTCTCTTCCTTCTCTCCGGGCAGCGGTTCGTCGTTGATGATCGCGTCGAAGATCGCACGGATGTCGGCATCACGGGGGATCTCGTTGCCCGAGCCGTCTTCGGCCGTGCCCGAGGTGGGGACGGTGAGGAAGGTGACGCGGCCGGCGTCGAGCCCTTGCATCGACTGGGCCAATTGGAGAAGGTCGTCGGTGTTCACCTGATCGACGAAGCTGTTCTGGATGAAGGTGTCGACGATGCCGTTCAGCGTCGCGGGATTGGACAAGACCTTGCTGGAGAGCGCTCCGCGCAGCAGCGACGAGAGGAACAGCTGCTGGCGTTTGATGCGCCCGTAGTCACCGTTGCCCTCGGTGTCGATGGTGCGGGCGCGTACGTAATTGAGGGCAGCTTTACCGCGGATCTTCTGCTTACCGGGCTTGGTGAGGATGGGGCCCAGCTCGAAATCGTTGAGCGGGACCGGCGAGCAGACCTCGACACCACCGATCTTGTTCACGACCTTCTCGAATCCCGAGAAGTCCATCGCGATGAAGTGGTTGATGTTCAGGCCGCTGATGGCGGTGAGTGTGTCGACGATGCACTTGGGGCCGCCGTCGCCATAGGCGGTGTTGAGCTTGGCGCCCGTCTCGGCGGGCACGATCTGGCCGGTGTATTCGCCCTTGTCGTTGTCCCACGTTGTGCACTCGGGACGGTTGATCTGCAGGTCCCGCGGGAAACTCACCGCGACCACGCGGCTGCGGTCGGCCGGGATGTTCACGAGGATCACCGTGTCCGACCTGGCACCGCCGGCGTCCTCGGTGGTACCGGCGCCGATCTGCCCGTTCTTTCCCGACCGGGTGTCGGTGCCGACGATCAGGTAGGTTTCGTCGCCGGTCTGCAGTTCTTTGCCGCGGATCTCGCTGTTGTCCGGGTTGACGGCATCGACGATGTTCCAGTTGCCGTCTTTGACCTTCTGGTAGCCCCATACCGCGCCCGTGCCCAGGAGTGTCATGACGCAGGCGAGAGCGAGGAGGACTCGGCCACCCATCCGGGCATTCCTGGTCAGCGCGGCTCGATCGCGGCCCTTGGGCGTCGCGGCATGTCTGCGGCCGCGGGCCGTACCCGCGCCGGATTCGGGAACCACCGCCGGCTGAACACGGTCGGCCACGCTGTCGTGCGACGGGTCCGGATCCGGCTCGGGATCGGCGGAGAGGTAGACGGGTGGGTCGTCCTTGGCGGCCGGGATGACCTCTGTCTGGGAGTCGTCGTCCCGTTGCGGAGGGTCGGTGCGCGCGAAGGGATGGCTCGGCGTGCCAGACGGGGAGGGCGGCCCACCGGCCGGACCGCGGCCGCCGCGTGGGTTGGGATCGGACGGGGGACCCGGATCCACCGCACGGCTGATGGTCTCGGTAGGGGCATCGGCGGGGCGGACGCGGCGTGGGCGCGGCGGCGGAACCGAAGGTCCGTCGGACGGAGGTGTCGAGGAACGGTCTGTCGAGGATCGGGGTTCGCCGGCCGGGGGCTGCGACGGCCCGTCGGAGGCGGCTCGAGACGAAGGGGATGGTGCGGCGCGTCCGGACGAGCCGGCGGCATTCATCCGATTGAGTAGTTCCTGAACCGTCAATCGGCCCGCGGCGTCACGAGGCAGTTCCCGAGCGGGGGTTCACGGAGTACCTCATCCGATGGCGCGCCGAGCTGGCGGCGAATCAGATCGCGGCGTTCCTCGGGTGTGCGTCCCCGGAGCTCGTCGTCGCTGCTCACTCATGTTCCTTCGGACTTCTGGGCACCGGGCTGTATCTCAGGCCCGTCGAAAAACATGTCGGCCGGGCAGGCGCGTTCACGATGATACTGGCCGAACCTGTATGTGCCTTGTTGCCGAGCGTTCGTCGGCCGTTGTTCTTGTGTACGAGTTCGGCAGCGTGAAACCGAGGTTTCCGGAACCGGTATTTCCATTGGTGGTGCTATCCGCCGGAATGCATGACCTCGGCGCCGTCGGGAACGCAGTCGTCGTCCGGGTCATCGAGCCAGCCGTGGGGGAGGGCCACGGCCGACGGCGACCCCTGCCGTCCGCGCGGACCATGGCCGTCGCGGGGAAAGGGCACGTCAGCGGGTAATTGGCCCACCATGTCGGCAAGTTGATCGACGGTCTCGACCAAGGCCATGTCGCGACGCAACTCCGAGCCGACGGGGAAACCGCGCAGATACCAGGCAACGTGTTTGCGGATTTCCCGCATGCCCTTGAACTCGCCGTGGTGATCGGCGAGCAGCTGTCCGTGCCGGACGATGATCTGCGCCACTTCGCCGAGCGTGGGGGCCGCCGGGGTGGGCAATCCGTTCAGTTCGGCGCTCAGTTCGGAGAACAGCCATGGCCGGCCGAGACATCCACGACCGATGACCACGCCGTCGCAGCCGGTCTGATTCATCATCCGGGTGGCGTCGGCGGGCTCGAAGATGTCGCCGTTGCCGAGGACGGGCACGTCGGTCACGTGCTCCTTGAGTCGTGCGATCTCGTCCCAGTCGGCGCTCCCGGAATAGCGTTGCGAGGCCGTACGAGCATGCAGCGCAACAGCTTTCGCGCCCTCGGCGGCAGCGATCCGACCGGCGTCGAGGTGAGTGTGGTGCTCGTCGTCGATTCCGATGCGGAACTTGACGGTTACGGGGATGTCGGTGCCCTCGGTGGCGTGGACGGCAGCGGCGACGATGTTGGCGAACAGGCGGCGCTTGTAGGGGATGGCCGAGCCGCCGCCCTTGCGTGTCACCTTTGGCACCGGGCAGCCGAAGTTCATGTCGATGTGGTCGGCGAGGTTCTCGTCGACGATCATCTTGGCCGCGGCATAGGTGTACTCGGGATCAACCGTGTAGAGCTGCATCGACCGCGGGTTCTCTTCCGGGGCGAACGTGGTCATGTGCATCGTGACCGGGTGGCGCTCCACAAGAGCGCGGGCCGTGACCATCTCACAGACGTAGAGACCGGCAACGGTCCCGGTCCGGGCGAGCTCGAGTTCACGGCACAACGTACGGAAGGCAACGTTGGTCACCCCGGCCATCGGAGCCAGGACCACCGGGCTGGAGAGCTCGATGGACCCGATGGACAGTGCCGGGGTGGTGCGCGTGTCTGGCAGCAGGGCGGTCAGGATGTGGCCTTTCCGAGAAGTCGCCGCTAGGAAGCGGCGCGGGCCTTTTCGCGCTTGGCCGCTTCGCGAGCGAGTGCGCGGTCACGCATCTCTTCGAACTTGATGGTGTCTGAGGCCAGCTTGTCGAGGAACGCGGCCAGCTCTTCGCGGGTCTTCTCGCCCTCCGCGCTGAAGTCCTCGCGCTCGAAGATGTTCCACTTGCGCAGGACGGGCTGGATGACCTCTTCGAGGTGCTGACGCAGGTCGTAGATGCCGTGCTTGGCCATGAGGACGCCGTTGCGACGGAAGTTCGGCATGCCGAGGCCGGGCATCTGGAAGTTGGAGACCACTTCGTAGATCGCTCGGATGGTCTGGTCGGGGGAGATGTCGAGGCCGGCACCGCAGATGTTGCGGTAGAACACCATGTGCAGGTTCTCGTCGGCGGCGATGCGCTGGAGCATGCGGTCGGCGATCGGGTCGTTGCAGGCCTTGCCGGTGTTGCGGTGCGAGACCCGCGTCGCGAGTTCCTGGAAGGTCACATACGCCACCGAACGCAGCAGTCCGGCGCTGGTCTCGCCGAGTTCTTCAGCTCGCTTACCCGCGGTCGCGAGTGAGGAGAAGCCGTTTGTCATATGGATCATGCGAGCTTCTTCGAGGGCGACGGGATCGACGCCGCGGGTGACCACCAGGTAGTCGCGCATCGCGATGCCGTGGCGGTTCTCTTCGGCGGTCCAGCGTCCGACCCAGTGGCCCCACGCGTCGTCCATCGAGAAGTTCTCCGCGATCTCGCGGTGATAGGACGGCAGGTTGTCCTCGGTCAGGAGGTTGGTGACCATCGCGGCCTTGGCCACGTCGTCGAGCCTCGACTGCTCCGGATCCCAGTCGACACCACCGAGAGCCGCGAAGTTCTGCCCTTCGTCCCAGGGGACGTAGTCATGCGGGTTCCAGTCCTTGGCAAGGCGCAGATGGCGATTGACGTTTTCCTCGGCCACCGGCTCCAGTTCTTTCAAGAGCTCCAGTTGAGTCAACTCGCGGGCCATTAGTTATTCCTCCAAGAACGGCTAGGCGTGATAAGGGTCCAGGCTACGGGAACGCACTACCGCCACCCAAGTTCTTCGCGCCGGCGCGAGGGTGTGTCGAACCCCTCGCGCCACTGGATCGCTGCTGGTCAGTCGTGGCTTGGTTACTGCTCGAACTGAGTGCCCCGATGGTCCCCGTGTGTGGTGCATCTTACTGACGTGATGCGAATCCGCCCAGAAAAACTGAACTACCAATCTATTGTTGGCAGCGAGCGATCCTTCAGAAGTACTTGCCCACCGTGTCGAGCCATCTACCGGCCTCGTCGGTCAGGTTCCCCAGCTCCTGTGCCCTATGACACCAGGCTTTGGCTGCCTGAGCAAACTCCATCGGGTTGTAGACGTCCTCTTCCTTGGACCAGAGCCCGTCGCCGGCGTACGTCAGGATCGTGATGTTGGTGGCCGTGAACAACGAACCGTCGCCGGGGTCGCGCAGGGGGTTGTCGATCTCGCAGATCACCCGGTCGGTCTCTTGGTCGATCACATGCCACAGTGCCGGGAAGGCGACCATGTGACTGCCCGGGAACCGGCCCATGGTCTTGATCACCCAGGTGCGGATCTCTTCGCGCCCCTTGAAGGTGCCCATGGCGTGTTCGACGTAGTCGGCATCGTCGGTGAACTGCTCGGCCCAGGGGTTCCAGTCGTGGGTTTCGGCAACCTGCTCGACCATCTTCTCGAACCGGGCGAACTCGCTCTCGAGTTCGGCGCGACTGAAGCGCCCCATCAGAATCCGTCACCGGGGGCGATGGTGATGGTCGCGTCGATGCGTTGGATCAGGCAATCGCCGTTGAACCGGAAGGTCTCGTCCACGGCGGCATCGGCCACATTGAGGTCGCCGACTCCATATTCGAGGTCGTAGATCACCCGGACCGAGTCGCCGCTGCCCGACCACTGTTCGTTGTCCAGCGAGGTGATGCCGCTGTATTGCAGATGTAGAGCGAGTTCGGCCTTCATCACGTCGCCGGAGAACCCGGTCTGCAGCCCGTTCTCGAATCGGACCACGTTGTCGGCAAGGGGGACGTCGTAGGCGTACGAGGGGTCGACGAGCGCATCGAGGTAGGTCTGGGCGCCGGCCACGCGATCGGCCGCAGTGCATGTACCGGCGGGGGAGGCGGAAGCGGCGCCCGCGCCTGCGGACACCGTGGCGCCCACCGCCGCGACACAGACCAGTACCCGGACAACGTCAGATTTCATGGCGCTGAGCGTATTTGCCGAACCGTGTCACGCGGGCTGTTTTGGCGTGATCGGTCAGACGGTGTAATCGGGCTCCGAGATCTGGTCTGCCCCAGTCTGTGGTGGCTACTATCTGCTCAGCTCACCGACCATGGGTGAGAGGTGGAAGGGCATGAGATGAGCGTGGCGATCGGTTCCTACATCGGTGGCTATCAAATTCTGGAGCTGCTCGGCCGCGGCGGGATGGGGGAGGTGTACAAGGCCCAGCACCCCCGGTTGCCGAGAGCCGATGCCATCAAGTTGCTGAACAACACCTACGGCAGCGACCCCGACACCCGGGCTCGGTTCGAGCGGGAAGCGGATCTGGTCGCCCCACTCAGTCACCCGAACCTGGTGAACGTGCTGGACCGAGGTACTCACGAGGGTCAGCTGTGGATTGCGATGGAGTTCGTGTCGGGTACCGACGCGGCACACATGTTGATCGACGGACCGTTGCATCCGCGACTTGCGGTGCAGATCATCTCCGAGGTCG is a window from the Williamsia sp. DF01-3 genome containing:
- a CDS encoding LCP family protein, coding for MDPGPPSDPNPRGGRGPAGGPPSPSGTPSHPFARTDPPQRDDDSQTEVIPAAKDDPPVYLSADPEPDPDPSHDSVADRVQPAVVPESGAGTARGRRHAATPKGRDRAALTRNARMGGRVLLALACVMTLLGTGAVWGYQKVKDGNWNIVDAVNPDNSEIRGKELQTGDETYLIVGTDTRSGKNGQIGAGTTEDAGGARSDTVILVNIPADRSRVVAVSFPRDLQINRPECTTWDNDKGEYTGQIVPAETGAKLNTAYGDGGPKCIVDTLTAISGLNINHFIAMDFSGFEKVVNKIGGVEVCSPVPLNDFELGPILTKPGKQKIRGKAALNYVRARTIDTEGNGDYGRIKRQQLFLSSLLRGALSSKVLSNPATLNGIVDTFIQNSFVDQVNTDDLLQLAQSMQGLDAGRVTFLTVPTSGTAEDGSGNEIPRDADIRAIFDAIINDEPLPGEKEEKPAGTTTSTTTSSTPSRPADVTVSALDPYSVSMRVLNGTGSAGVATGIAESLANQGFGVQGVADASENRTDTVVRYGEGQQAAAATVAQLFPGASIQADNTVQSGIEVIVGSDYSGNPGSPALAGSQITVAELPRESGTDELPNDLTVTNAGDTTCA
- the dusB gene encoding tRNA dihydrouridine synthase DusB — encoded protein: MPDTRTTPALSIGSIELSSPVVLAPMAGVTNVAFRTLCRELELARTGTVAGLYVCEMVTARALVERHPVTMHMTTFAPEENPRSMQLYTVDPEYTYAAAKMIVDENLADHIDMNFGCPVPKVTRKGGGSAIPYKRRLFANIVAAAVHATEGTDIPVTVKFRIGIDDEHHTHLDAGRIAAAEGAKAVALHARTASQRYSGSADWDEIARLKEHVTDVPVLGNGDIFEPADATRMMNQTGCDGVVIGRGCLGRPWLFSELSAELNGLPTPAAPTLGEVAQIIVRHGQLLADHHGEFKGMREIRKHVAWYLRGFPVGSELRRDMALVETVDQLADMVGQLPADVPFPRDGHGPRGRQGSPSAVALPHGWLDDPDDDCVPDGAEVMHSGG
- a CDS encoding acyl-ACP desaturase codes for the protein MARELTQLELLKELEPVAEENVNRHLRLAKDWNPHDYVPWDEGQNFAALGGVDWDPEQSRLDDVAKAAMVTNLLTEDNLPSYHREIAENFSMDDAWGHWVGRWTAEENRHGIAMRDYLVVTRGVDPVALEEARMIHMTNGFSSLATAGKRAEELGETSAGLLRSVAYVTFQELATRVSHRNTGKACNDPIADRMLQRIAADENLHMVFYRNICGAGLDISPDQTIRAIYEVVSNFQMPGLGMPNFRRNGVLMAKHGIYDLRQHLEEVIQPVLRKWNIFEREDFSAEGEKTREELAAFLDKLASDTIKFEEMRDRALAREAAKREKARAAS
- a CDS encoding nuclear transport factor 2 family protein yields the protein MGRFSRAELESEFARFEKMVEQVAETHDWNPWAEQFTDDADYVEHAMGTFKGREEIRTWVIKTMGRFPGSHMVAFPALWHVIDQETDRVICEIDNPLRDPGDGSLFTATNITILTYAGDGLWSKEEDVYNPMEFAQAAKAWCHRAQELGNLTDEAGRWLDTVGKYF